One Populus nigra chromosome 16, ddPopNigr1.1, whole genome shotgun sequence genomic window, CGTTGGTTAACCTTGCTGATGCACTACATTGATACTTGGAATTGTCCATGTTGTCAGTCTGTTTGTGGCTTCAAATTCTTACATACAGTATTAGGATAAAATTATATGGTAGCTGTATTTTGCCATTTGTTTTCTTAGAAGATTGAGTTATCTCATCATTGATAAATGAGTTTCTCCAAAACCACCTTTCATTTTACTTAATCTGGACTTTTTTTTGGATGGGGGTggttaataaatattttctgcacttctttttattttcgtCATTGTATTGCtctatttttcctttatttctGTTGATATCAATAGATGTTCCAGAAAGAATTGCAGTAGATATTGGACAAACAGGATACACATGTGAACTATAATTGCATTATGCATTTCAGGTATCATTCTTATAGGGGAGATAGGTGGAACTGCAGAAGAGGATGCTGCTGCATTAATAAAGGTAATGGCTGCCCATCTGTCAGTGGATTCGGTTTGAACTCAAAATTTTGTATGTATAGTCAATTTCATAATTGGTTTACGGTAAATCCCGGTAAATTATgggttgtatattttttttaagtattggtGAGAATATGGGATCTAATGGGGGCATGAAATGCTATGAGTTCTTCTATGTGGCTgacttaaatttaatatataaataagctTTCAGATTTACTATTCTGATTATGTCTATTGTCATTTATGCACTTTTGGTGGATGCTCTAAACTCAGATTCTTATGGGTGCTTAGACTTGAGTCTTCTGGTCTGTAATTTAATGGCTGCCATTCTTATTTAaagaaatgttttcttttttattactacaGCAAAACCTCAGTTCTGTTAAGGGGGAGGAGAGACAAATCTCTTagtgttgttttgttttgaaagaacCGAGGTAGAACAGATCTAATGGCCGAGATATTGTTTCAGTCCTCATTCTTTGTTTGATGATTTGATTGTCGCTTGtttctttttagtttgatttcatttgtattttttaattcaattgggTTGTTGATAATGTGTTTTAGAGAATGCTAGTGATTTGTGCAAGTAATCTTTAAATCATGGTTATAATAGTTAACAATTCAGTTTCTGTTCAAATGTGCTTGTGTTGAGTCTTTGAAGTTTTTGGCAGCTCTAATTTCACAAAACCTCATGGGGGGTTTGCTTCATTATccgaaaaaaaaatctattgaggATATCGGATAAGTCAGCGTTTGATTAAAAATTGTAGGGTATTAAGATGTTATTTCTTTGTCGCTTGTTTCTCATGAGATTCTTGCTGCATTATTGCTCTCATTGCTGGAGCATTTCTTTGTTGTCTGTTTATATGTGATCAAATGAATCCATTCTAACAGGAAAGTGGAACTGAGAAGCCTGTTGTGGCCTTCATTGCTGGACTTACTGCACCACCAGGCCGTCGTATGGGACATGCTGGAGGTATATTGTTTTTGGTTGTGcactttatataattttatgtttttttgtgtttgcatGCATGTGGATATGCACATTCATATAGATTGAAGTAGGAGCAGGGCTGCCTAAAATATCCAAGATAAATGGCTCATCTTGCTGGGGATGGAAGGACcatgtaaattttaaatgaaagaaattttggTGGAGGGTGGGTGAGTGCTGAGTGGAATGTTAAGTGTTTAATTGTGTGTGGAATCTTAGAAATACAGATTATTTGCGTGAACACTTACAAATTGAGTGTGGGGTGAATGAAAAGTGGCCCTGGCAACTATATATCGATAGAAGGAAATCAGGATTTTGGCTTTGGGGTGGAGGGTGCTTGTACAGATGACTTTCAAGTAACTCAGAAATACTCTGCATGTTAATTATCTTTATAGTATCAAGCCTTTGTTTTGGTGAAGGTGGTCTGAAATCAGCCTTGAATCTACTAGTCAAGCATGTTTTTGTCCCCATACCTTCTGGGAGAAAATGTATCCCCAATGTCATCCACATCAACCCTAGAACCCAAGGCGATTATTCGCTGTAAGTTTTCAAGTTTCTGGGACTGCCCTACATGACTTGTGAGCGCGAAATCCAGCTCGAACACCTCTTGATTATTACCATTGTATTTTGAACGAGTTAAATTTCCAGTATGGTGCATGAGCTCAACATTGTGCTTCTGAAATCACTGCTTCCTTGCTGTATGCTGCTAAGGTTTAGTAGCTGGAGAATATatctagattgtttttttatgagtttcGTACCCATGTGTCCTTGTAGTGACTACCCTCGTTATATGTGGTCATGTTGCTGTAGAATTTAACAATCCTTGAGAGCGATTGCAATTTGGTATAGGAATCCCTGAAATGTCTTCAAGGTGTTAAAACATCTTTATGTTTGGTCTCTTTTTGTGCAGCTATTGTCTCAGGTGGAAAAGGGACTGCGCAAGACAAAATCAAGACCCTAAGGGAAGCTGGAGTTACTGTTGTAGAGTCCCCTGCAAGAATTGGTGTTGCAATGCTTGATGTTTTTAAGCAGAGGGGTCTCGCAAATTAATTTGGACAAGTTAAGTTTGCTGTCCACTTTTAAAGAAGTAAATGCTCTAATTAAATTCTTGATAATCCGGtgcaaccaaaaaaagaaaaatcttgataGTTTCCTTCTTTCTCTCAGCCAAACCCACGCAGGTTTATAATGAATAAAGGAAGATTTTTGTTCCTCCctttgataaatataattgtatGTTATTACTTCTATAATTGAAGTTGATGTgctctgttttttattcatttcccTCTCCCATAGAAATCTGCAAAAGTTTTGCCTATTATTGGTTGACCTggccttttattttaatctaaaccCTGGTATTTGAAAATCTATTGAATTTGGGGTTACCTGTTTTGATTTACATCATCAatatctttttctaattttaatttaggtttttggattaggatttttttttattaagatcatATTCTTACTGTTGCTAAAAATGTTATTATTCCAAGCTCATCTATGCAAATCTTGTACCCAATTCTTGTTAGATTCGaaaatttgtaatttaaaaaataaaataaaaaattgtgtttttgacTCGAGctttaaaatgactttttatcttgaaatattGTTTGCAAGATTAAAATATTgattaggtgtttttttagaataatttggTAGGGTAGAAAGACGGAAGGAGTTGTAAATCATACAATCATTCTTTCATTCACATAAACCTTAACCATCTTGTGTAAATTACTAGGAATCTTCTTTTCATATAAACTTGCTCATCTGTCATTAGTTGCGGAGCCTAACCTTCATACACCCTATACCATCATTACTTTCTTTCTAGCTTTTTACATGTTATTTGCATAGTTATCATTTTTTGATTAGGTAAGTACTTACTGCAAATTTTATTGCAAATTTAACATATACTTACATTATAATGTACAAGGATGGTTGTGAAACCTATGCCTTTCCATTTCTTGCTAATACTTCCTTATCCTCAGAACACATGCTATTTATACTAGAATTAATCCATCCACATAGTAATCAATCATAATTCTTGAGAGATTTTGGAGAGTTGAGGTTTCTCATGCTATTTCtactatttaatattatttaataggtCTTTTCAATGTtacattcttgttttttttttatctttgtataTAGTAAAAACTCTTGCAATTTCCTCCAAAATCTCAATTAGAATGATTGATTTAGAACTTATTAAGAAACTCATTCAATACTACcttgacaaataaaaatcattgctTTATTAATGTTTTCAATTACGAATGCATGAATTTGATGCGAAAGAAGCTCATGCGAAATTGACATGACGGATAGCAGACAACTAAGCTAGTTAATTCCCAAAAACCCTCGAAATAAAAATCACGATTATTGCCGGAGGGAAATATTTAATGCAGTgtaaatctattttaaaaaaattgcttatgattttttataacacTAGGATGATATATAGGTTAATTCagttgatttgagttttttatttttattttttaattggtatttttttaattttattctttaacattaaattgattattaattaaacttcataattgaCTTGCTTTCCATGaggttattatgattttataattctaGTCATGTATTTTATGGGTTAATCCAAGTAAATTCATGTTGTTTTATTGTGccatgtttttagatttttttttcattttcaacatttaacaatgagtttattgaaatttcgacctcataatttgtttttatttgctttttatgtagTTATCACAGTCTCATAATATTGGTTGTGAGTTTGACAGATTAATACAATTTAAcctaggttaatttttttgtttacttttaatGAGATTATTCCAATCTTATAACCTTGGTTatgggtttaacaagttaattcatgttaatttttcttgttaattttttttaataggttaactcaagttaatctaatataatattgtttcaatattattttttaaaaaagatgttttgaatttttgtatgtTCTTATCAGTTGTCTGGATTGTATTTGGATCTATCAGACCTATGGGTTCAATAttcacataatttttaatttttactagaaaaataatagcaatacctgaatatttgttttgtatattaaaaaaaatttaattcaacctGTAACATAACATATAACATGAATAATCAATTTAGTAGATCTTTATGTTCTGagagggtttttcttttcttttcttggttgctttCACGTTCTTTCCGAGAGAATaataaaaaccttaaaataGTGCTTTCCAAGTTCATCGAGTACTTCGAAATCTAATCCGAGATCATCAATCCATTGTTTGTCGAATTCAGCTCATCGTCTGGTATCGATCATTTCATGTTCTGCTCTTCTTGTATTCATGCAACCAGAATCTATCACTAAATCCAGAATAAGTAATTTAGAAGAAaacaggattttttttaagagaaaatccAGACATGTTAAGATTCATGGCCCTAGCATGGATCATCACTTATTAGATCAAATTATTCGAGATGTTTTTATGTCAAGAATCCAACAATGAACAGAgttaattttcttcaatctcCAATTCCGAGCTTGTTGTACACTTCAGCcttttatcatggttttattTCCATATTGCCTTCGGGACAATCATCAATAAATCTAATGCCACCTTAATTTTAAGAAGATTGTCTcatttactcctttttttttttatctgtagaTATCCGGGTTTGTTTATGCAGGCTTCAACTAATTCTttgaggttttaaaattaacgaccaATAAACCTTCAATAACCCTGaggtttataatatttaaattgataacttttaaaaaataaatttaaaatttaaccgaTTAAACTACACTCTTCATAgctagattattttatttatccagGTTGTCTTAGCCCAAAGAATTCTCTCTGTAATTAACCGGGCCGGTCCTGCTCCAACACTTGGTCATGAGCTCAGGAGTGTTTCTTCAAGCAaaaatggttgtttttcaagaacaaacgtttaactaaattaatttcttttgaaaatttacAATGAAACAGGCTaatcttgaaaatttattagttCCTTGCATCAGTTTTACAAGCACACATATgataaaagttaaaaactatGAATTTGCATATATTATAGGCTCCAGTCCTTTATTACATACTCattgcaaaaacaaattttaattttcttattatacGATGATagattaaagaattattttattatataaggACATATTAAGTTATTAATCCTATAAAAACACCAAGAATTACacgtaaaaataatattttatttttcaaataaaagtgTCGTATTATTTTGGGCTTCAATAACAATTGAAGGAAGGATATgtttaataaactaaaatatgagTTAAGCGATTACTATATAGTCTTCAAAACCAATAGGACTAGTTTGTTTGTTCTTCATAAATATAGGGACTAAggtataattttagattttcctTTCCATCTCAACTATGAAAAGCTAGTTATGGGCTTTTTCTATGCAAGGCCATCCAATCACTAAccctttaataatttattttatttttcttttttaatcctaaTCCAATTTCTAGCAAATAAGATGCCAAATTCCCAACTCAATACTAGTCTTGAATCTTATCTCTCTCCTCTTGTGATTGATCAAAGTATATCCTATCACAAACTGACAAGTCATCCATACCATCTCTGATCCTCTTAAAAACCATAATTAACCTCTGCTTTAATCATTCTCTCTAGGGATTAGGGCTTTAACCCTCCACGAGTCCATATCTGATATCACATCTCCTTGAGACCCCAAAGCTCAAGCTCCACTCTGTCTTCTCCCTCCATCAGCATGAAACCTTAAAAATGCTAAAACCATAGAAGTCGCAAAAACACACTTCAATTTCTCTCAAAAAGACCAAACAATGGAAGTCACCAAAACAGAACCCGTAACGAACAAATCATCGTCATCATCACTGTCTGTGAAATCAGATCTGATGTCAACTCTTTCACTCAAATCATTCAAACTCAAAACCAAACAACAAGAGCTTCTGATCCGTGTCTCAATCCTCTGTTTGGTCTATGTTTTAGCTTTCATTACTCGTTTGTTTAGTGTCTTACGTTATGAGTCAATGATCCATGAATTTGATCCATATTTTAATTATCGAACTACCCTCTTCTTAACTCAAAAAGGTTTTTATGAATTTTGGAATTGGTTCGATTCCGAGAGTTGGTACCCTCTTGGACGTATCATTGGAGGAACCCTTTATCCTGGATTAATGGTTACTGCAGCCATTATGTACTGGGGTCTCCGATTCTTACGTTTCGCTGTTCATATTCGTGAAGTTTGTGTGTTAACGGCACCATTTTTCGCGTCGAATACTACACTTGTTGCGTATTTTTTCGGTAAAGAGATATGGGATACTGGTGCTGGGTTGGTTGCTGCTGTATTGATTGCGATTTGTCCTGGTTATATATCGCGATCTGTTGCAGGGTCTTATGATAATGAGGGGGTTGCGATTTTCGCATTGTTGttgactttttatttgtttgtcaaGGCAGTGAATACGGGGTCTTTAGCGTGGGGAGTGGCGTCGGCTTTTGggtatttttatatggtttcGGCTTGGGGaggttatgtttttattattaatttggttCCACTTTATGTGTTGGTGTTGTTGATTACTGGGAGGTATTCGATGAGGTTGTATGTTGCCTATAATTCCATGTATGTGTTGGGAATGTTGCTTGCTATGCAGATTCGGTTTGTTGGGTTTCAACATGTGCAATCTGGGGAGCACATGGCAGCTATGGGTGTGTTCTTCTTAATGCAGGTTTGATGTTTAATCTCTTCTTTTACTTATTACTTGCTGTAATggatttgaaattgaattgtgTAGTTTGCTTGAATTGCTTGTCTTATGTTTGGTTTCTTATGGAAAAGTTTGAGGCTAAGTAACAGAAGTTTTTCTTAAATGCAGTATTACGAATTGACAGTCCTTTAATTGATACCGCTGCTGTCCTTCTTAAGTTAAAAAATGACGTTTTGCACGAGTgttaaaacttttgaaatttgaatatgttgtttgttttgaaatcatCACATTTTAAACATGTTATTTGTGTTGCTTTAGTCTCTCTATCAGGTCCATTCACTTGATTTTGCCGAATACTCACAAAAACTGCTAAAGTTCGATACTTGTTGAGTCTTCATCTATATTCTTACATGCCTATAACTGTGAATGATATTAAGATAGTTTATACTACCATTACAAGTTATAACTAATTTAGTCAGAGTAGAAAATGCTTATTTTCTTTGGATATGCACTGACCCTGAACTGTTTGTACAGGTGTTTTACTTCTTAGGTTGGGTTAAGCACCTGCTAGGTGACAAAAAGAAGTTTGAAGCCTTTTTGAGGATCACTGTGACATGCGCAGTAGGTGTAGGCGCTATTGCTCTCGGAGTTGGCACAGCATCTGGGTATATTTCACCGTGGACTGGCAGATTTTACTCTCTGTTGGATCCAACATATGCCAAGGATCACATTCCCATCATTGCATCTGTTTCTGAGCATCAGCCAACAGCTTGGTCATCTTTCATGTTTGATTTCCATATCCTGCTTTTCCTTTTCCCTGCTGGTCTGTATTTCTGCTTCAAGCGGCTGTCAGATGCCACAATATTCATAGTTATGTATGGTCTTACAAGCATGTATTTTGCTGGTGTCATGGTGCGGTTAATTCTTGTTGCTACGCCTGCGGTATGCCTCATTAGTGCCATTGCTGTTTCTGCCACAATAAAGAATTTGACTACACTGTTAAGGACTAAGAGCAAGGTTTCCCAAACTGGTTCTGCTAAAGGAACAAGCGGTGGGAAGGGTTCTTCTAAGGTGAGTTCTTTACACTTGATTTGGACTGTGTCGTCTCTATTCTTTTGACTATTCATGAAGACAACTGGTAGTCTTGTGGCTGAAATGAATCTCTCTATTCTCTTGGTTTGTGTCAACTGTCCTTAAGATGTTGAACAAAATCAAGGTTCCAATAAGcttgttaaatattttagaaaaccaGCTGATCTAAGTAACATTTCTATGCTGCTTCACTTGTGAGATAaggtttaaatttggttttggcATACCTTTCATTATTATTCAGCCATACTAAACTCTGCTTTAAGAGTCTGAAAAGGATGTGTTTTACTCATGCTAAGACCTGCTACTGATCTTAAGACAACTCATCCATTTAGtatgaaagatttttttgttactgATGTTTTCTAAGGAAACTATTGGCTCACATTGCTGTTCTTAtctctttttagttttgatgaTATTAATTACTGTATATTTAAGAGTTTGGAgttgtatttatttaataatttcaatgtTCTTGTCTACTCCTTTACATGGAATAGGtaagaaagtagtttttttgaGCTGCTTTACAACATTGAATAAATTACGAATCTCTAATTTCAGTAATGCTGCTATTATTTGGTGTCTGGTCATCGCTCCTTCCAGTACATCTGGACTATTACAACTTTTGAATAATACTCCTATCAAATGCTATTGCATTGGAGCAAGTTTTCCCTTTGCTTTATTCTGGTTGTTGCCATAAAATAATGCAAGTTGTATTTGATGTGCAAGCAGGCTTTGCCTGATCAGTCTCAGCCTTTTCAAAGAAATGGTGCTATTGCATTGCTTTTCGGTGCATTTTACTTGCTCAGTAGGTATGCTATACATTGTACCTGGGTGACCTCAGAGGCCTACTCATCTCCCTCAATTGTCTTGGCTGCAAGGGGTGCCCATGGTAACAGGGTCATCTTTGATGATTACCGTGAGGCATACTATTGGCTTCGACAGAATACTCCTCCAGATGCTAAGGTGATGTCATGGTGGGATTATGGGTATCAGATCACTGCCATGGGGAACAGAACAGTTATTGTTGACAATAATACCTGGAACAATACTCACATTGCCACTGTTGGCCGTGCAATGTCATCTTATGAAGATGAGGCATATGAGATAATGAGATCACTTGATGTGGATTATGTACTAGTTGTCTTTGGTGGTGTTACAGGGTATTCTTCTGATGATATCAACAAGTAAGGCTctagtttatgtttttaattgaacGTGATCTGCATTTTATAAGATCCCAAATCAGTTAACAGTCTATAGTTTGCTTTCTtctaaataatttgaatttgaatagtTTAGCATATGCCATTGACATTACCTGCCCAGTCAGGGAGTGCTGGAGTGGTTTAATGTAATCTTAAATTCAGATGTTGATGCCATTCAGTTGTTGAAGACTGGAGAAGTGGTTTTATGCCATCCTAAATTCATTTGTTTCCCCTTTGAAACCGTAGACTATATGTAACATTTCTTTTGTTGGACAATCGCAGAAGCTTTCAAATATGGTCCTCCTTAGCTTTTCTCATTCATGGCTTATGAGCTTCTCTTTGATAGCACCAATCTTCTTAATGTTTGTGGGTAATGTAATTTTCGTGTGTCTAATAAAGCTATTCATTTGCACTAGGTTTTTGTGGATGGTGAGAATTGGAGGTGGAGTATTCCCAGTAATTAAG contains:
- the LOC133675517 gene encoding dolichyl-diphosphooligosaccharide--protein glycosyltransferase subunit STT3B-like; amino-acid sequence: MEVTKTEPVTNKSSSSSLSVKSDLMSTLSLKSFKLKTKQQELLIRVSILCLVYVLAFITRLFSVLRYESMIHEFDPYFNYRTTLFLTQKGFYEFWNWFDSESWYPLGRIIGGTLYPGLMVTAAIMYWGLRFLRFAVHIREVCVLTAPFFASNTTLVAYFFGKEIWDTGAGLVAAVLIAICPGYISRSVAGSYDNEGVAIFALLLTFYLFVKAVNTGSLAWGVASAFGYFYMVSAWGGYVFIINLVPLYVLVLLITGRYSMRLYVAYNSMYVLGMLLAMQIRFVGFQHVQSGEHMAAMGVFFLMQVFYFLGWVKHLLGDKKKFEAFLRITVTCAVGVGAIALGVGTASGYISPWTGRFYSLLDPTYAKDHIPIIASVSEHQPTAWSSFMFDFHILLFLFPAGLYFCFKRLSDATIFIVMYGLTSMYFAGVMVRLILVATPAVCLISAIAVSATIKNLTTLLRTKSKVSQTGSAKGTSGGKGSSKALPDQSQPFQRNGAIALLFGAFYLLSRYAIHCTWVTSEAYSSPSIVLAARGAHGNRVIFDDYREAYYWLRQNTPPDAKVMSWWDYGYQITAMGNRTVIVDNNTWNNTHIATVGRAMSSYEDEAYEIMRSLDVDYVLVVFGGVTGYSSDDINKFLWMVRIGGGVFPVIKEPDYLVNGEYRVDKGAAPKMLNCLMYKLSYYRFGELLTEYGKPPGYDRARGVEIGNKDIKLEHLEEAFTTSNWIVRIYKVKPPNNRW